Proteins encoded by one window of Dioscorea cayenensis subsp. rotundata cultivar TDr96_F1 chromosome 6, TDr96_F1_v2_PseudoChromosome.rev07_lg8_w22 25.fasta, whole genome shotgun sequence:
- the LOC120263343 gene encoding LOW QUALITY PROTEIN: pentatricopeptide repeat-containing protein At5g06540-like (The sequence of the model RefSeq protein was modified relative to this genomic sequence to represent the inferred CDS: deleted 1 base in 1 codon) encodes MAKKKNHLPPLSFLADRCSSMRELKQVHALMIISGRILSDNYAASRILSFAALHPSGHLPHALSLFSHTPHPNSFMFNTLIRAFASSPTPSSAFFLFSHMLRLGLPPGKHTFPFLLKASANLRSFPTSSQIHSHVLKLGLHSDLYVLNGLIRSYSSCGLLRVGRHLFDECPERNLLLWTTMVCSYAQNSCSSEALCCFDAMMRAGVEPCGATLSSVLSACARVGGLELGKRIHCFIEEKGIDLGVILATALVDMYAKNGEVLFARKLFDEMPERNIATWNAMICGLAHHGYATDALELFLELDKGDIAPNDVSFVGVLSACCHAGLVEDGRRFFHSMKVKYGVEPKLEHYGCMVDLLGRSGRLAEAEELIKGMKWRADVVILGALLTASRNHGNVEIAERVVKEMLKLDPRNHGVYVVLSNIYAEAGRWEDVMRLRKVMRHERLNKIPGASYVK; translated from the exons ATggcgaagaagaagaatcaTCTCCCACCACtgtccttcctcgccgatcgcTGCTCCTCCATGCGCGAGCTCAAGCAAGTCCACGCCCTTATGATCATCTCCGGCCGCATCCTCTCCGACAACTACGCCGCCAGCCGCATCCTCTCCTTCGCCGCCCTCCACCCTTCCGGCCACCTCCCCCACGCTCTCTCCCTATTCTCCCACACACCTCACCCCAACTCATTCATGTTCAACACCCTCATTCGCGCCTTCGCCTCCTCTCCCACACCTTCGTCTgccttcttcctcttctctcATATGCTCCGCCTCGGCCTCCCACCCGGCAAGCACACCTTCCCCTTCCTCCTCAAAGCCTCCGCCAACCTCCGCTCCTTTCCAACATCCTCCCAGATCCATTCCCATGTCCTTAAGCTCGGTCTCCATTCCGACCTCTACGTCCTCAACGGCTTGATTCGCAGCTACTCATCCTGCGGTCTTCTTCGCGTTGGACGCCACCTGTTTGACGAATGTCCTGAGAGAAATCTCCTCCTTTGGACCACTATGGTTTGCAGCTACGCCCAGAACTCCTGCTCTTCCGAAGCC TTATGTTGTTTCGATGCGATGATGCGGGCCGGGGTTGAGCCTTGCGGCGCGACACTGTCCTCTGTGCTCTCTGCGTGCGCTCGTGTCGGTGGGCTAGAGCTCGGAAAGCGCATACATTGCTTCATTGAAGAAAAAGGGATTGATTTGGGAGTGATACTGGCCACTGCTTTGGTTGATATGTATGCCAAGAATGGTGAGGTTTTGTTTGCTCGGAaactgtttgatgaaatgcctgagAGGAATATTGCTACTTGGAATGCTATGATTTGTGGGTTGGCACACCATGGATATGCTACCGATGCGCTTGAGCTGTTCTTAGAATTGGATAAGGGAGATATTGCGCCGAATGATGTGAGTTTTGTCGGTGTTTTATCAGCTTGTTGCCATGCTGGTTTGGTTGAAGATGGTCGTCGGTTTTTTCATTCAATGAAGGTGAAATACGGTGTTGAGCCAAAGTTGGAGCACTATGGATGCATGGTTGATCTTCTAGGACGGAGCGGGAGATTGGCAGAGGCCGAAGAGCTTATCAAAGGGATGAAATGGAGAGCCGATGTGGTGATATTGGGAGCGCTGTTGACGGCATCTAGGAACCATGGGAATGTCGAGATTGCAGAGAGGGTGGTGAAAGAGATGCTCAAGCTTGATCCCAGGAATCATGGAGTTTATGTTGTTTTATCGAATATTTATGCCGAGGCAGGGAGATGGGAAGATGTTATGAGGTTGAGGAAAGTGATGAGGCATGAAAGATTGAACAAGATCCCGGGAGCGAGTTATGTGAAATGA